Proteins from a genomic interval of Schistocerca piceifrons isolate TAMUIC-IGC-003096 chromosome 3, iqSchPice1.1, whole genome shotgun sequence:
- the LOC124789246 gene encoding uncharacterized protein LOC124789246, whose amino-acid sequence MPYRCCVPNCRGNYDGGPKVTVFKFPEDEAMRKKWLSSIRRDNFTPSSSSRVCHVHFHKDDVIWETQIVDERTGQLLRAPLLKPRLRPDAVPSLLPNCPSYLSKEESRREGPEEKKQRLENEQLAAALQYSLASQKDYENTFSFSSLEELMLRTKEVDLPNEWSVIEKHSDFVCFLKIIRNPAPLITHSVVIDSNLNVSLFKKDVQIKTLGKRSFPVIVTSIHEIVSVLQEFSDTDCGHSETSVDSIVEIVKDSLGVLKDSLQESEKEMVDFIYEQATVLMQ is encoded by the exons ATGCCGTATCGTTGTTGTGTGCCGAATTGTAGAGGAAATTACGACGGTGGACCAAAAGTAACTGTGTTTAAATTTCCGGAGGATGAAGCAATGAGAAAGAAGTGGTTGTCAAGTATTCGCAGAGATAACTTCACTCCTTCTTCAAGTTCAAGa gtatGTCATGTTCACTTCCACAAGGATGATGTTATTTGGGAAACACAAATTGTGGATGAAAGGACTGGTCAGTTATTAAGAGCCCCCCTTCTCAAACCACGTTTGAgaccagatgcagttccatcactactcccaaactgtccttcctacctttcaaaggaagaaagtagacgtgaagggccagaggagaaaaagcaaaggcttgaaaatgagcagttagctgcagcgttacaatatagtttagcatcacagaaggactatgaaaacactttcagcttcagttctttAGAAGAGTTAATGTTGCGTACGAAGGAAGTGGATTTGCCCAACGAGTggagtgtgatcgaaaaacacagtgattttgtttgttttttaaagataataagaaatccagcaccattaatcacacattctgtcgttatagatagtaatttaaatgtttcattgtttaagaaagatgtacaaattaagacattaggaaaaagatcttttcctgtaattgtaaccagtatccatgaaattgtcagtgtactgcaggagttttcagacacagattgtgggcactcagaaacttctgtagatagtattgtagagatagtgaaagacagtctaggagtgctgaaagacagtttacaggagagtgaaaaggagatggtagactttatatatgaacaa gctactgtgctcatgcagtga